One Thunnus maccoyii chromosome 14, fThuMac1.1, whole genome shotgun sequence genomic window carries:
- the kcnk1b gene encoding potassium channel subfamily K member 1b isoform X2 — protein MKKQFLQENECLSEERLERFLKKALDASNYGVSILNNVSANWNWDFTSALFFASTVLSTTGYGHTAPLSDGGKAFCIIYSVIGIPFTLLFLTAVVQRIMVFSTRRPIMYIHTRWGLSKPLVAIVHATLLAMLAVSCFFLIPAAIFSSLEENWNFLESFYFCFISLSTIGLGDYVPGEAANQRFRELYKVGITVYLILGLIVMLVVLETFCELQQLKQLRKMFYLKKEKPHDRLAILEHDHLSFTTVSNRAAAHCEDKTQPFVSVPTLSSPNDDPMIQ, from the exons ATGAAAAAACAGTTCCTCCAGGAGAATGAATGTCTATCCGAGGAGCGTCTGGAGCGGTTTCTAAAGAAAGCCCTTGATGCCAGTAATTATGGGGTTTCCATCCTCAATAACGTCTCAGCTAACTGGAACTGGGATTTCACCTCTGCGCTGTTTTTTGCGAGCACCGTGCTGTCCACCACAG GATATGGTCATACGGCACCACTGTCGGATGGTGGCAAGGCCTTCTGCATTATCTACTCTGTGATTGGCATCCCCTTCACCCTCCTTTTCCTCACTGCTGTGGTGCAAAGGATCATGGTGTTCAGCACACGGAGGCCGATCATGTACATCCATACGCGCTGGGGCCTGTCCAAACCTCTGGTGGCCATTGTTCATGCCACTCTACTCGCTATGTTGGCCGTCTCTTGCTTCTTCCTCATCCCTGCCGCCATCTTCTCATCCCTGGAGGAGAACTGGAACTTCCTGGAGTCCTTCTACTTCTGTTTCATTTCGCTCAGCACCATCGGCCTGGGAGATTATGTACCTGGAGAAGCTGCTAATCAGAGGTTCAGGGAGCTCTACAAAGTGGGCATCACTG TCTACCTAATCTTGGGTCTGATAGTCATGCTGGTGGTGCTGGAGACGTTCTGCGAGCTGCAACAACTGAAGCAGCTGAGGAAGATGTTCTACCTGAAGAAGGAGAAGCCGCACGACCGTCTGGCCATCTTGGAGCACGACCACCTGTCCTTCACTACTGTGTCCAACAGAGCTGCAGCCCACTGTGAGGACAAAACCCAGCCGTTTGTTAGTGTCCCAACTCTGTCCTCTCCCAACGATGACCCCATGATCCAGTAA
- the kcnk1b gene encoding potassium channel subfamily K member 1b isoform X1, whose translation MLQSLASNSCVRLIQSHKSTWYFVSLVLGYLLYLIFGAVVFSSVELPYEDLLRQDLRAMKKQFLQENECLSEERLERFLKKALDASNYGVSILNNVSANWNWDFTSALFFASTVLSTTGYGHTAPLSDGGKAFCIIYSVIGIPFTLLFLTAVVQRIMVFSTRRPIMYIHTRWGLSKPLVAIVHATLLAMLAVSCFFLIPAAIFSSLEENWNFLESFYFCFISLSTIGLGDYVPGEAANQRFRELYKVGITVYLILGLIVMLVVLETFCELQQLKQLRKMFYLKKEKPHDRLAILEHDHLSFTTVSNRAAAHCEDKTQPFVSVPTLSSPNDDPMIQ comes from the exons ATGCTTCAGTCTCTAGCCAGCAATTCGTGTGTGCGCTTGATACAGAGTCACAAATCGACGTGGTATTTTGTATCACTAGTCTTGGGGTATTTACTTTATCTTATATTCGGCGCTGTAGTCTTTTCTTCGGTCGAGCTGCCCTATGAAGACCTCCTGCGCCAGGACCTGAGGGCCATGAAAAAACAGTTCCTCCAGGAGAATGAATGTCTATCCGAGGAGCGTCTGGAGCGGTTTCTAAAGAAAGCCCTTGATGCCAGTAATTATGGGGTTTCCATCCTCAATAACGTCTCAGCTAACTGGAACTGGGATTTCACCTCTGCGCTGTTTTTTGCGAGCACCGTGCTGTCCACCACAG GATATGGTCATACGGCACCACTGTCGGATGGTGGCAAGGCCTTCTGCATTATCTACTCTGTGATTGGCATCCCCTTCACCCTCCTTTTCCTCACTGCTGTGGTGCAAAGGATCATGGTGTTCAGCACACGGAGGCCGATCATGTACATCCATACGCGCTGGGGCCTGTCCAAACCTCTGGTGGCCATTGTTCATGCCACTCTACTCGCTATGTTGGCCGTCTCTTGCTTCTTCCTCATCCCTGCCGCCATCTTCTCATCCCTGGAGGAGAACTGGAACTTCCTGGAGTCCTTCTACTTCTGTTTCATTTCGCTCAGCACCATCGGCCTGGGAGATTATGTACCTGGAGAAGCTGCTAATCAGAGGTTCAGGGAGCTCTACAAAGTGGGCATCACTG TCTACCTAATCTTGGGTCTGATAGTCATGCTGGTGGTGCTGGAGACGTTCTGCGAGCTGCAACAACTGAAGCAGCTGAGGAAGATGTTCTACCTGAAGAAGGAGAAGCCGCACGACCGTCTGGCCATCTTGGAGCACGACCACCTGTCCTTCACTACTGTGTCCAACAGAGCTGCAGCCCACTGTGAGGACAAAACCCAGCCGTTTGTTAGTGTCCCAACTCTGTCCTCTCCCAACGATGACCCCATGATCCAGTAA